Genomic segment of Bacteroidota bacterium:
ACCCCATCCGTATCGACCAGGGATTAATATAAATTGATTCCGCAGAATGCAGCACATCATATAATGCCATGATCTGAAAACGTGCATTATTACTTATCTGATAATTATATCCTGCACCGACAAAAAGAGCAGGAACAGCACCGGTATATTCTCCGAGAGTTACATCTTCAAAAGTGAATTTGTACCATGAATATTCATATTCGGCATGTGCGAAAATTCCGAATATCAGATCGTATTGAGAAAATATGCGGGCACCCATTACAGTTGCCTTATAATCGTAGAAATTGTAAACATTATAATTTTCACTTAAATATTGATAGGTGAATCCTACTCCTGAAGTAAGGTCTTCTGTAATTCTATACCCCACCAATGGCGAAATTTCTATAAAAGTGGCATTGCCAAATTGTGCACTTACGTTTCCACCCACAATAATTTTATCCTTCCATTTTTTTTCAGAAAAATCTTCTGCTTCTGCATCCTTCTCTTCCTGCTCAATAGTTTGCGTCTGAGCAAAACTTTGTGCTGTTACAAAATAGCATAGAAATGACAAAAGCAATATTCGAATCTTAATTTGCATAGCTGTTTAACGGATTTTCCCTGTGTAAAATTAGATATTTTATGTAAAGCAAATGTCATAAAACCACAATTATCGTTCCTTATTTTAATGCTTTACTAATCAGATGAGGTGATTCACACGAAAAATCATGAACTTTGCTAAAAACACGTAATAAACCAATGGGAACACCTCTATCTTTAAGCTATAATCAAAACCTCATGACATTTTTCAGGAAGATGAAGATCCATTGGCGGGTGGTCCTCTTTTTTATACTGCTCATTTTATTGCCTTTTATCCTTTTTTCGGCTCCAACCAACAAGTTTTCAGCAAGAAATTTCGTTTTGCTTTTACCGGCAGATGATACTATACCTGAATTTGTGGTTGTTTCCACTCCGGATACATTAAAAGAAAATTTCACCGCAATTTATTCATCACTTACTTTTGCCCTTGATAGTATACCGGCGGATACCGTTTCATTAACTGCTATTCCCGATGCTCAATTAAATCTCGGGCTTGGTGCGGGAGTTCCTGTCACACTTAAATTCGCTCCTTATCCAATGGCACTTTTGCCACAAGAAATAAAGGTAAAACCTGTAGATGACGACATTTTTGAAGATTGGCATTATGGAAATATCACCTTTTTGATCGATGCAGTAGGATCAGGATTTGACGAATTGGTAATAAACGACTTGCAATATTTAATTGAAGATAATGATCTTATGCCCGGTATAAATTATATTGTGGATGCAGATACCTTTTTAACCGAAGGACTAACCGGTGTTGAATTATTATTTTCTATGAATTCCATTCCAACCGACACCGTTATCATTACAATAGATCCCGATGATCAAATGCGTATTACCGGAATTCCCGGTGAAGCAGTGAATTTAATTTTTCCACCAAATGCATCCAGTCTGAGTTTGGATGGAGTAAATATACGTGCTGCAGATGATGCAATTTATGAAGGATTGCATAGTGGTACTGTTCATTATACAATTACTTCCGACGATATTGTTTATTCAGGATTTATTATCCCAGATCTTACTTATGTTATTTATGATAATGATAGTGTTCCGGGGATAAATGCAGTAATTAATTTAGATACTTTTTTAACGGAAGGACTTACCGGAGTTGATCTGCTTTTTGCATTAAAATCTATTCCTTCCGATACCGTAAAAATAACTGTTGATCCTGATGTTCAAATGCGTATCACCGGAATTCCAGGCGAAGCTGTGGAATTAATATTTGCTCCAAATGCATCGAGCTTAAATTTTGAAGGAGTTAGCATTCGCGCATATGATGATACGGAATTTGAAGGTACACATTCCGGATTAATTCAATTTACCATTAATACTTTGGATACAAATTATAATGATCTATTAATTGATGATATAATTTATACAATAATTGATAATGACAGCGCATCGGAAATTCATCTTTCTATTCCTGCAACTTTAGAAGTTACGGAAGGTGATGGAGAAATTCCCGTTGAAATTCATTTAGCTTCCGTTCCAACGGATACTGTTTTTATAAATGTGATCCCTAATCTGCAACTGCGACTGGCAGGGGCTCCGGGAGAATTATACCAATTGGTATTTCCACCAAATGGAACTGCATTGAATCCACATATTGCTATTGTGAAAGCATATGATGATTTGATCTTTGAGGGAACACATTCGGGGGAAGTTAGTTTTGAAATAATTACTACTGATGTTGATTATGCTGCATTCTCCTTAGATCCATTTGAGGTAGTAATATTTGATAACGATCTTGAGCCGGGTATTGTGATAGAAGATACCACTTCACTGGCAGGAACTGAAGGCGATAGTATTTTATTTTTTAATGTTGTTTTATCAAGTATACCATTGTCAACGGTTACTATTAATCTTCAACCTGATGATCAATTGGATCTTGGTAAGGGGCATGGAACATTAGTTTCTCACAAATTCAGAGGCGACAGTGCATTAATTGCAAGATTAGTTGATGTATTTATTTTCGATGATCCATTTTATGAGGGTTTGCATATTGGAACCATAGAATGTAGTATTATTACAGGAGATACTATTTATTCTGCATTCACCATTCCTGATATTATTGTTGATATTACAGATAATGATGGAGTTGATATTGTAGAATTCGATCCTACCCAATTTAATATCTATCCTACTGTTTCTTCCGGTATTGTTCAATTTGAAATACCGGATTTAACAGATAAAATTACTTTATGGGTTTATAATAATGCCGGAAATTTAGCTGCAACACGATCTGTCCATGCAAATTCAGGTTCCGTTGATCTTAGTGATCTTCCATCCGGATTGTATACCATCACCACCGAAATTAACAGTAAAAAATATTACTGCAGAATTAGTATTTTGCGTTGATAAACTATTTGAGTATTACGCAATGGTTGTGTTTCGGCACATGGTTGTGGTTTTTAACCAATTGCAGTTGGGCGAGTAGTTATTAATCCGGAATTAATCTTATTTACCGGCATATCGAAAACTCCCGAATATAAATTGAATTTTTTTTAGCTGGAATGATAAAATAATATTCCATTGAATATTATATTACCACAAGCCGCGGAGTTGCTCCAAGAAATTCTTGTTGGAACTATACTTTAATTATTGCTTAGCATTCATAGGTTCATTTTGATGTTGAAACATCACCTTTAAGTTTGCCTCGAAATTGCCAAGGCAATTTCGAGGTAAATATCACCTCACACATTGACCTTCGTCACCTTTCCCACATGCACAAAAATTGAAATTTGCATATAAACCAACTGCTATGCCTCTATACCAACAACTGGGAAAGATCCCATCCAAACGCCATATCGTTTTCCGTAATCCTGAAGGTAGACTGTATAATGAAGAACTTGTTGGCACCCAGGGATTCAGCAGTTTATCATCTCTTGTTTACCATATTTATCCCCCAACAAGAGTAATTAAAACCGAAAAACCATTTAGTGTGCAACCCAAAATTGCCATTGAAAATAACATGCAGATGTTGGGTTTTAATGGTTTTGAAATTCCTTCGGAAGATGATTATATACAAAGTCGAAAAGTATTATTTGTAAATAATGATCTCCATATTGGTCTGGCATCACCCGCACAGACTTCCGATTATTTTTTTAAAAATGCTGATGCGGATGAACTGATATTTGTTCATCAAGGAGAAGGAATATTATCAACCATGTATGGCGAAGTTGTTTTTGAAGCACACGATTATTTAATTATTCCCAGAGGAACCGTATATAAATTGGAATTTGAAACTACCGATAACAGATTATTATTTATCGAATCTTTTAGTCCAATAGTTACACCAAAAAGATATAGAAATGAGTTCGGACAGTTATTGGAACATTCACCTTTTTGTGAACGCGATATTAAACGTCCTGAAAATTTAATTACTATTGATCAGGAAGGAGAATTTGAGATCATGATAAAAAAGAAAGGTCAGATATTTCCTTATACCTATGCAAATCATCCATTTGATGTAATTGGATGGGATGGATATCATTATCCTTACGCATTTAATATTCATAATTTCGAACCTCTCACCGGTCGCATTCATATGCCTCCGCCAATACACCAGAATTTTGAAGGAAATAATTTTGTGGTGTGTTCTTTTGTTCCGCGTATGTATGATTATCATCCGCAGGCAATTCCTGCACCTTATCACCACAGCAATATCGATTCCGATGAATTATTATATTATGTGGAAGGAAATTTCATGAGTAGAAATAATATTAAACCCGGACAATTTACTTTACATCCTGCAGGAATTCCGCATGGTCCGCATCCGGGTGCAATTGAAAGAAGTATTGGAAAAAAAGAAACACAGGAATTAGCAGTAATGATAGATCCTTTTAAGCCGGTTATGATAACGCAGGCAGCAGTTGAATTGGAGGTGGATGACTATTATTTGTCCTGGGCGGATAAGCAATTGACAATTGACAATTGAGAATGGTGCCTTGAATTATATTTTAAACTTAAATTTTTAATATGGAACATTTATTATTAGAGAAAAAAGATATTGAAAAAAAACAAATTGAAGCTGTATCTCAAGATTTTCTTCCTTTGATGGGTACTGATTTTATAGAATTATATGTAGGTAATGCAAAACAGTCGGCGCATTTTTATAAAACGGCATTTGGATTTCAATCGCTTGCCTATTCAGGCTTGGAAACCGGGAATAAGGAATGTGCAAGTTATGTTTTACGACAAGGTAAAATTACACTGGTGTTAACTACCCCTTATAATTCCAATTCATTAATTGCAGATCATGTAAAAAAACATGGGGATGGAGTTAAAGCAATTGCATTTATGGTGGATGATGCACAATATTCTTTTGATCAAACCATTCAGCGAGGTGCGGAACCATTTATATTTCCTTTCTCAAAAAATGATGAAAATGGAACGGTGCAAATTTCCGGAATAAAAACCTATGGTGAAGTTGTGCACTTATTTGTTGATAGAAAAAATTATAAAGGAGTTTTTTTACCTGGTTTTGTGAAATGGGAAAGCGAGTATGATCCAACTCCGATAGGACTGGAATACGTGGATCATTGTGTTGGGAATGTTGGTTTGGGAAGAATGAATTACTGGGCAGGTTTTTATGAAAAAGTATTGGGATTCACGAATTTGATAACCTTTGATGACAAAGATATATCAACGGAATATACAGCGCTTATGAGCAAGGTAATGGTAAATGGAAATATGCGCATTAAATTTCCGATCAATGAACCAGCACAAGGAAAAAAGAAATCGCAGGTTGAGGAATATCTCGATTTTTATGAGGGAGAAGGTTGTCAGCATATTGCAGTTGCAACTAATGATATTGTTTTTACAGTAAGTGAATTGCGCAAACGCGGCGTGGAATTTTTATTTGTACCGGGAACCTATTATGATACTGTTAAAAATAGAGTAGGAGAGATAAAAGAAGACCTTGCGGTATTAAAAAGTCTGGGAATAATGGTGGACAGAGATGAAGAAGGATATTTATTGCAGATATTCACAAAACCTGTAGAAGATAGACCTACCATGTTTTTCGAAATTATTGAACGCTGTGGCGCAAAATCATTTGGCAAAGGAAATTTCCAGGCTTTGTTTGAAAGTATAGAAGAAGAGCAAAGAAAGAGAGGAACACTATAATTATTAAATAAAATAAATCCAAATATTATGTATATCCAACAAATTTATACCAACTGTCTTGCACAGGCAGCGTATTATATTGAGAGTGAGGGTGAGGCGTTGATCATAGATCCGCTTCGTGATCCGGAACCATATATTGAACTTGCAGAATCGCGAAATGCAAAAATCAGATTTGTGTTGGAAACGCATTTTCATGCTGATTTTGTTTCAGGACATTTGGAGCTTGCACGTAAAACCGGTGCTGTAATAGTGTATGGACCTGGTGCTCAGCCTGATTATCCTGCAGCAATTTTAAAAGATTATGATGTTATTGATCTTGGAAAAATTAAGGTAATGTTATTGCATACTCCAGGGCATACCGTGGAATCAAGTTGTTTCCTTTTATTTGATGAAAAAAATCAGGTGAACAGTGTATTTACCGGTGATACTTTATTTATTGGTGATGTTGGTCGTCCTGATCTGTTAAGTGGAAATCTGGATGCTGAAGTACTTGCAGGAATGTTATTAGAATCGCTGAATAAAAAAATAAAAGTATTGCCTGATAATACCATTGTATATCCGGGACATGGAGCCGGAAGTGCATGCGGAAAAAATCTTTCCACGGAAACATCTTCCACTATGGCAATTCAAAAAGAAACTAATTATGCATTGAAAATTGAGGATAAAGAAACATTTATTAAAAAGGTAATTCAGGATCAGCCTGCTGTTCCGGCTTATTTTTTTAAGGATGCGAAAATTAATGTTGTTGGTTATGATACTTTCGAAAAAGTGTTGGAACGTTCATTAAAACCATACAGTTGTGAAGAGTTAATGATAGAATCTGCAGATGGTGCCATTTTGTTAGATACAAGAAATAGCGAAGATTTTGCTAAAGCTTTTATTCCCGCATCAATTAATATTGGATTAAATGGTGAGTTTGCGTTATGGGCTGGAACTCTCCTTGAATTTAATAAACCGTTGATATTGATCACAGAAACCGGCAAGGAAGAAGAAACAATAACACGTCTTGCCCGTATTGGATACGAGAATGTGTTGGGATATTTAAAAGGTGGAATTGACCAGTGGAAAGCTGAAAAAAACAAAACTGAAAATATTAAAAATATTACGGTTGATGAAATGGCAGAATTGATGGATACCGGTAAATATGCATTATTGGATGTGCGTCGACCATCTGAAGTTGTAAAAAACAAAGTATTGGAAGCCCACCATATTCCTTTAAACGAATTACAAGGTCAAATTGATGTATCTATTGATCCGAAGAATAAATATATTATTTATTGCGCCGGAGGTTACAGAAGTATGATGGCTTGTTCTATCCTTAAAAGAGAAGGAATTAAAAATGTGATCAATGTGAAGGGAGGAATAAATGCCATTCTAAAAGAAAAGCCTGATCTTGTTCAACAAAGTGAATTGGTTTAAGTTAAAGGATATCTTAATTTTACCTCCTTGTCCAAAAACAAGGAGGTTTTTTATGAAATTGCGTTATCCAGTTTTACTTGTAGTATTTATACTTTCGAATATTTATGCTTTCAGTCAAAAGGTTTCTTTTGAAGGTCTTAAAGACATAAATGGCACTCAGCTCTATTTTAAAGTAATAGGTGAGGGAGAACCACTTCTGATCGTTCATGGTGGCCCGGGACTCAACCACAACTATTTCTTTCCGCATTTAGAATCCCTTGCAAAAAAATATCAATTAATATTTTACGATCAGCGTTCTGCAGGACAATCAGCTTTAAATGTTAAAGCATATATGACGCTGAAAACATTTTCAGAGGATATAGAAGCGATAAGGATTGCGTTTGGAATTGAAAAAATAAATATTCTTTGTCATTCCTGGGGTGCATTACCTGTAACTCAATACGCAATAGATCATCCCGATAAATTAAAATCCATTATTTATTGCAGTCCCATTCCATTGAGCAGTAAATTGGCAATGCAATCCAATCAGGTTGGAATAGAAAAAACCACAAGTGCCGATAGTTTAAAACGCGCTCAATTAATTGCTTCACCCGGATTCCAAAAGGGGGATATGGCAATAGTAAATGCATTGATGATGTTATCGTTCAAACAAGTTTTTTGTGATACAACAAAAATGCAAAAATTTGATCCACATTTACCGGATAATTATTTGGTGGCATCACTTTCCCTTGCCGGTCTAATGCCCGATATGAAAGGCTATAATTATTATCCAAAATTATCCGCTTTAAAAGATGTGCCGGTATTAATAATTCATGGCAGTTGCGATATTGTAGTTCCTGAAGCTGATCAAAAAATTAAAGATGCACTTCCCAATTCTACCTTCATCATATTCGAAAAATCCGGGCACTTCCCATTTATTGAAGAAAATAAACGTTTCAATAAAACTGTGAAGAAATTCCTTAAGGGGAAATAGGAAGAAGGAAGTAGGAAGTAGGAAATAGGAAGTAGGAAATAGGATGTAGGAAATAGGACTGACATAGGACATTGGAAATTGAAAATAGGACTGGATTAATTTTGTTTGGAAAATTAATATAAGTTTTAAAATTTGTAACTTAGATTATTATCAGTGGCGAAGATAAATTAAACAACTTTCGTGGGTCAAACTCATTACTCATTACTCATTACTCATTTAATGATTAATAAAGTTTTGAATTACACTAATTTCAAACCCGGAGCAAAGGTTACCAATGATACAAACTGCCCACTGCTACTGCCCACTGCTACTGCCCACTGCTACTGCCCACTGCCCACTGCCCACTCTTCTATTCTCATGAATTTATTAATTTTACAAATTAATCCTCCGCAATGGAATCCGTCATCAACTACTTCGCCACCATCCCCGATCTTCATCGGACCATAATTTTATGGGGAGGATTGTTGTTTTTTTATGGATTGGAATATTTAATTCCTTTATTACATTTAGAATATAAAAAAATTAAACATGCGGGGGTCAATATATTTTTTACCATCACTACTATAATTGTAAATTTTGCACTAGCATTCTTAATCGTGAAAACGTCTGATTGGGTAACCTTACATAAATTTGGTATATTATATATGCTTAACCTGCCATTAATATTTACAATTATTACAGGTTTGTTATTGATGGATCTTATCTCCGCTTATTTCATTCATTTTATTCAGCATAAAATTAAATGGATGTGGAAATTTCATCTCATTCATCATGCAGATCAACAAATTGATACAACCACAGCAAACCGGCATCACCCCGGGGAAAGTGTTTTCCGATTTGGCTTTACGTTGTTGGCAGTATTTATAATCGGAGCACCGATATGGATGGTATTTATGTATCAATCGATTTCTGTTATATTGTCGCAATTTAATCACGCAAATATTTCGCTCCCAAAATGGTTTGATAAAACAATGAGTTTTATAATTGTGTCACCAAATATGCACAAGGTACATCATCATTATGTTCAGCCTTATACGGATTCTAATTATGGAAATATATTTTCTATTTGGGATCGAATTTTTGGAACATTTAAAATACTGGATCCCGATAAACTAATATATGGAATTGATACGCATATGCAGCCGGAGGAAAATTCGAGAATTGGCAACCTTCTAAAAATGCCTTTTCAAAAATATCGATCGCCGAAAGGGAGTAAGTTTTCGGATAACGAAGCGACTTGAGGCTCTCACTTTTTCAGAACTAACAGCTCCGAATCCACAGAGTTCCCTTCGGGTAACACTGTGGGGACACTCATGGGATGGAACACTCAGAACCGAAACATGTAGTGATCGACGCAGGAGATCTACTACATGTCAGAACCCAGAACTCAGAACCCAGAACGCAGAACCCAGAACCCAGAACTCAGAACTCTACTTTTTTATCATCCGGATCCCTAACCCCATCAGGAGCCTTATCAATTTCTATCGTATCCGCATCCTCCGATTGAATATTAATTGTTGCACTTGTAACATTAAATGTTGTGCGACGATTTAACTGATGCAGAAATTCAAAATCCTCCTTGTTACTTTTAAAAGTATTGATAAAGGCATCATTTAAAACAGTGCCCTTTGGTGCTGTTTTGGCGCTTGGCAAAACTTCTTCTGAAGTTAATGTGCTTGGAGTACTTTCACCAAAACCTTTTGACGATAATCGGGATTTATCAATTCCTTTTTCTATCAGGTATTCTACAACACTGTTCGCTCTTCCTCTACTTAATTTCTCATTGTATTTATCATTACCACGGGTATCGGTGTGTGAATTTATTTGAATATTAATACCGGGATTCTCGCTCAACAGTTTTACTAATTTATCCAGTTCGGGAAAAGATTCTGCTCTGAGTGATGAATCATTATAATCGTAATAAATATTTTTTAGTTTTATTTCTCCGCCCTTTTCTGCTGTTGCAACCGGAATTTTATCCAATACTACTTCAGCATATAATTGAACAGTATCTCCCGCTTTTCCACGTAAATTTTTTGTGGAGATAAAAGTGGTATTATTAAAAAAACCATCTTTCATTCCCGTAATTTTATATTCCTTCATGGAGTCCACCTGCACTGAAAATTTACCATCCTCAGCAATGTTAAATTTTCCCAATAAGGTAAGCAAATCGGGATATGCAAGTGTGGCAATCGATTTATTTAATACGATGGTATCCAAAACTCTGCTGTTCACATCCATGGAATCTTCATACACTTTTTGTTTAACCATTCCATTTAAAACATATACCGCAGGGCGCAACTTTTTCTTTGTTTTTACAAATTGATAAATATCGTCATCACCTTCTCCACCTGTTCTGTTCGAGGAGAAATAACCCGCCATTAATGTATCGCTGTTCTTAAACTTATTTTTATTCAACATGATCAATCCAAAATCATCAGCACCGCTATTAATGGGATATTCTAGATTTTTAATATTGCTGAATTTTCCATTTTTCCATGATGCAGAAAAAAGATCCAATCCGCCAATTCCCGGCTGTTTATCACTCGAAAAATAAAAGTTTCCCTCTGTATCAAAATAAGGAAAAACTTCGTTGCCATCTGTATTAACTACTTGTCCTGCATTAACTGCCGCATCCCAACCTGCGTCGTTGCGTTTACTTGTATAAATATCACTTCCACCAAAACCATCTAAATTAGTAGCAGCAAAAAATAAAGTTTCACCATCCGGCGATAAACAAGGTGTGCCGATATTCATTGTATCCTCAAAAAATGGAAGTGCTATAGGTTCGCTCCATCCGCCATTAGGTAATGCTGTGCTTAAATAAATTCCGCAATAATCATCTATTTTTTTATCCCCACTTCCGCACCTTGTAAAATAAACTTCCGTAAAATCTTTATTAAAGGCAGGAGTTCCATCATTGTATTCCGAATTAAACGGTCCTTCAAATTTTTCGGGGGCAGTAAATGTATTTATATCCTTAATTTGTGAAATAAATAGGTCATAAAATTTATCATTCGTCCATGTATCCGTTTTTTCACCACTCGATGCAGTTCTTGATGATGTTATCAGCACTTGATCCTGTTTATATAATACAGGATTAAAATCCGCATCAGCTGAATTTAATGCTGTGAGATTGGTTACATAAGTATCACGTTCATACTCGTCATTTTGATTCGACATCCATGTTAAAGCTTGTTTACTGGCATTTAACTCAATTGTTATCTCCGGACGGCGATAGGGTTCTTCATTTAAATATTTTTCAAATTCTTTAATTGCATCAATGTATTTTTCCTGCGCTTTCAACATATATGCATATCGCAAAATTGCATCACTTCCATAATTCAGATCGGAAGCTTTATAATACCATTCTGCTGCACTTTTATAATTATTATTATATTCATAACTTTCCCCTATCTGAAAAGCTATTCTTCCTTTTTCATCCGGTAATTCGGCTTTAGCAAAATCTTTTTGTAATAATTCTGTTGCAAGTGCATATTTTTTAAGATTATATGCCGTTTGTCCGTCCTGTATATTTTCGGCAGTTTCGCAGGAAGCCAAAATAAAACAAACAATTCCCAAGATCAGTAATCTATCCTTCATAAACATCAAGTAAAGTTATAAAACGAATTTTGAGTTTGCTTGGTATCTGTGTTTAAGTTTTGTAAAACTTTGATTTTTGCTAAATTTCAGCTCTATTTACAACATAAATCCACAAAATATGCGTATTTACTTTACACTTTTGTGCTCTGTATTCCTTTTGTATTGTAAGGCGCAACCAAAGCCCGGTGCTGTTTTGATCGCAGCAGGCTTTACCGAGCCGGTTGATATTGTTCACGCAGGCGACGATCGATTATTCATAGTTGAACGGACCGGGAAGATCAAAATATTGTTTCCCGACAGTTCTGTAACTACTTTTTTAGATATTACCTCAAACGTGGGATCAGAAGGAGGTGAGCAGGGCTTACTGGGACTGGTTTTTCACCCTGAATATGCCACAAACGGCTATTTTTATGTGAATTATACCGATTTGTTGGGAGATACCCATATTTCGCGATTTTCAGTGAGTGGTGCCGATCCGGATGTTGCGGATCCATTTTCTGAGTTGAATTTGATATTTTTGGATCAACCGGCGGCCAATCACAATGGGGGTGATCTCAATTTCGGGCCGGATGGCTATTTATACATTTTTATGGGTGATGGTGGTGGGGCAGGACATAACAGATCCCAACAGATCATCGATAATAAATTCGGAAAAATTTTGCGTTTGGATGTTGATGGAGGAACACCTTATACAATCCCATCCGATAATCCTTATGTTGGAATTCCGGGTGATGATGAGATATGGGCAATTGGTTTGCGAAATCCATGGCGATGCAATTTTGATCGTTTAACCGGTGATCTGTTTCTTGCAGATGTAGGTTCTGAAAGTTGGGAAGAAATTAATGTAATTAAGTCCGACACCGCCGAATTTTTTAATT
This window contains:
- a CDS encoding OmpA family protein gives rise to the protein MKDRLLILGIVCFILASCETAENIQDGQTAYNLKKYALATELLQKDFAKAELPDEKGRIAFQIGESYEYNNNYKSAAEWYYKASDLNYGSDAILRYAYMLKAQEKYIDAIKEFEKYLNEEPYRRPEITIELNASKQALTWMSNQNDEYERDTYVTNLTALNSADADFNPVLYKQDQVLITSSRTASSGEKTDTWTNDKFYDLFISQIKDINTFTAPEKFEGPFNSEYNDGTPAFNKDFTEVYFTRCGSGDKKIDDYCGIYLSTALPNGGWSEPIALPFFEDTMNIGTPCLSPDGETLFFAATNLDGFGGSDIYTSKRNDAGWDAAVNAGQVVNTDGNEVFPYFDTEGNFYFSSDKQPGIGGLDLFSASWKNGKFSNIKNLEYPINSGADDFGLIMLNKNKFKNSDTLMAGYFSSNRTGGEGDDDIYQFVKTKKKLRPAVYVLNGMVKQKVYEDSMDVNSRVLDTIVLNKSIATLAYPDLLTLLGKFNIAEDGKFSVQVDSMKEYKITGMKDGFFNNTTFISTKNLRGKAGDTVQLYAEVVLDKIPVATAEKGGEIKLKNIYYDYNDSSLRAESFPELDKLVKLLSENPGINIQINSHTDTRGNDKYNEKLSRGRANSVVEYLIEKGIDKSRLSSKGFGESTPSTLTSEEVLPSAKTAPKGTVLNDAFINTFKSNKEDFEFLHQLNRRTTFNVTSATINIQSEDADTIEIDKAPDGVRDPDDKKVEF